Within Bacillus sp. FJAT-45350, the genomic segment ACAGCGTTTTGTCAGAGCAGCAGTTTCAAAGGAAGAGTTGTTACTCACAATTGAAGCTCTATCAACTCGAGCGGATAAACAAAAAAAGGCACTAGTCTTCTTCGTTGAACACGAAGAAGATATTTTAGTTACTGATTTATTAAGTATAACGGGAGTAACCCGTTCAACGATAAAAACATTAGTTGAAAAGGGCTTATTAGTCGAAGAGGATAAAGAAATTTACCGTGACCCTTTTGCAGAACGTACCTTCAAGCAAACAAAGCCTCTACAACTAACTTCACTACAGCAAGAGGCATTAAATCCAATATCACAATCGATTGAAATTAATAAACACGATACGTTTTTGCTACATGGTGTAACAGGGAGTGGAAAGACGGAAGTTTATTTACAAGCAATTGATAAGGTGCTTGCTCGTGGAAAAGAAGCGATAGTTTTAGTGCCAGAGATATCGTTAACACCCCAAATGGTTACACGTTTTAAGGGGAGATTCGGTTCAAAGGTTGCGGTATTACATAGTGGACTTTCAATGGGAGAGAAATATGATGAGTGGAGAAAAATCCAGCGTAAAGAAGTAGATGTAGTCGTTGGTGCCCGTTCGGCAATTTTTGCTCCTTTCGAAAATTTAGGAATTATCATCATTGATGAAGAACATGAGGGAAGCTACAAGCAGGAGGAAAATCCCAGGTATCACGCCAAAGATGTAGCAATTTATCGAGGTAAGTACTACAATTGTCCTGTTGTTTTAGGAAGTGCCACCCCTTCTCTAGAAACGTATGCACGTGCGAAAAAAGGTGTTTATACACTACTTCCTTTAGTTGAAAGAGTAAATAAAAGTGAAATGCCCAAAGTAGATATTGTTGATATGAGAGAGGAACTAAAGGAAGGAAACCGCTCAATGTTTTCTCGTTCTCTTTTTGAGAAGCTGGAGGAACGCCTAAATAAAGGAGAACAAAGCGTTTTATTTTTGAACCGACGTGGGTATTCAACATTTGTAATGTGTCGAGACTGTGGGTACGTACCGACTTGTCCTCATTGTGACATCTCATTAACATTTCACCGTAACTCTAACACACTAAAATGTCACTATTGTGCGTATGAGGAAAGAATGCCGTCTACTTGTCATGAATGTGAAAGTGAGCATATTCGCTTCTTTGGTTCAGGTACGCAAAAAGTTGAGGAAGAATTGGCTAAAGTGTTACCACATGCAAGGGTTATTAGAATGGATGTTGATACAACGAGAAAGAAGGGTTCTCATGAGAAGTTATTAGATGCTTTTGGTGAGGGACAAGCTGATATACTCTTAGGGACACAAATGATTGCAAAGGGATTGGATTTTCCAAATATTACATTGGTAGGTGTATTAGCGGCTGATACGATGCTATACTTACCAGATTTTAGAGCATCAGAAAGAACTTTTCAGCTCTTAACTCAAGTAAGTGGGCGAGCTGGTCGACATGAAAAAGAAGGAGAGGTTGTTGTACAAACCTACACTCCTGAACATTATAGTATTGAACTTGTAAGGAAACATGATTACATAGGCTTTTTTCATCATGAGATGAATGTTAGAAAATATGGTGGATATCCACCTTATTATTATGTGGCTTTAGTAGGTGTTTCTCACCCTGAGTTGACAAAAGTGATACAGGTGACAGAAAAGATTACTACCTTTATAAAAGGAGAAGTGTCTGAACAGGCAGTTGTGCTTGGTCCT encodes:
- the priA gene encoding primosomal protein N', with the protein product MIAKVVVDVPSGQTDRLFDYLVPKELEEVVQNGVRVVVPFGPRQIQGFVVQIVDETNVSKIKPISDILDFLPVLTEELLELGDWLTLKTLCYKVSAYQVMLPAAMRSKVKKNIRLLDSKIDQISEELKNLFVNGDTVGWEDVVKKGRHYFPLIQKEIKLGNLEVDYVVKDKLSKKKQRFVRAAVSKEELLLTIEALSTRADKQKKALVFFVEHEEDILVTDLLSITGVTRSTIKTLVEKGLLVEEDKEIYRDPFAERTFKQTKPLQLTSLQQEALNPISQSIEINKHDTFLLHGVTGSGKTEVYLQAIDKVLARGKEAIVLVPEISLTPQMVTRFKGRFGSKVAVLHSGLSMGEKYDEWRKIQRKEVDVVVGARSAIFAPFENLGIIIIDEEHEGSYKQEENPRYHAKDVAIYRGKYYNCPVVLGSATPSLETYARAKKGVYTLLPLVERVNKSEMPKVDIVDMREELKEGNRSMFSRSLFEKLEERLNKGEQSVLFLNRRGYSTFVMCRDCGYVPTCPHCDISLTFHRNSNTLKCHYCAYEERMPSTCHECESEHIRFFGSGTQKVEEELAKVLPHARVIRMDVDTTRKKGSHEKLLDAFGEGQADILLGTQMIAKGLDFPNITLVGVLAADTMLYLPDFRASERTFQLLTQVSGRAGRHEKEGEVVVQTYTPEHYSIELVRKHDYIGFFHHEMNVRKYGGYPPYYYVALVGVSHPELTKVIQVTEKITTFIKGEVSEQAVVLGPVASPIARIKDRYRYQCLIKYKNEPRLPEILKEVQQHFQREMSQGDLYISIDMNPYMFM